DNA from Cryomorphaceae bacterium 1068:
CCTCGTGGCTTTAGGTAGCGATACCGGGGGTTCTATTCGTCAGCCTGCTGCTTTTTGTGGAGTTGTTGGCTTAAAGCCAACTTATGGAAGGGTTAGTCGCCATGGCTTGATAGCCTTTGCCTCCTCATTTGATCAGATCGGACCCATTTCACACAGCGTATCAGATTCTGCTTTGGTTCTTGAGATCATCGCGGGAAAAGATGAGTTTGACACGACTTCAGCATCAAAAAAGGTAGATGGCTATTCCGAATTAACGGAAAACAAGCCTCTCAAAATAGGATACATCGAAGAATGTATGGAGAATGATGCGCTCGACCCTGAAGTGAAGAAGTCGCACCAGAAACTAATTGAAGAACTAAAAGAGCAAGGCCATATCTTGGAGCCTGTTCACATAGAAGAACTGAAATACTTGGTCCCGGCATACTACGTGCTTACTACTGCCGAGGCATCTTCCAATTTATCCCGATACGACGGAATTCACTACGGTTACCGAAGTGAAAACTCTCACGACATCGATTCTACCTATCGCATGAGTCGAACCGAAGGGTTTGGCCCTGAGGTAAAGCGCAGAATTATGCTCGGAACTTTCGTTTTGAGTGCAGGTTACTACGATGCGTACTATGCCAAAGCACAAAAAGTAAGAAGGGTCATCAAGGAGAAAACTGACAAATTATTGTCTGAATACGATCTCCTACTCTCTCCTACTACGCCCTCTACGGCATTTCGAATCGGAGCAAAGAGCGATGATCCTATCCAAATGTATTTGGAAGATGTATTCACGGTGCATGCCAATTTAGCGGGCACTCCGGCTATCTCTCTTCCTCTCTTTTCACATCCCGAATCTAAGCTTCCCATAGGAGCTCAATTCATGGCGGGTTCTTTCCGAGAGAAACTTCTTCTGACGTTCGCCAACAACTTAATGCAGAGCGAAGCGTTAAAAAATTAGAAGTTTCTTTTACGATTCAACTAATCATAGGTCTAGTTTCGTCGAAAAATGAAAACTTAGATTTACATTTTTCGTATGTCACTATAACCCCTTAAAATTGACTTAATGACTCTTCTGAAGTCGACCTCTGTTTTCTTACTCTCTTTTCTGTTCGCAAGCCTTTGTGAGGCGAGCGTATATCAGGATTCCACCAAGGCTGTTGTAGAAGACACTACTGCTATTAAAATAGCAGCCGATGACCCGATACTTCTGGCCATGGATCAGTCTTGGATGAATATCGGAAAGGAATGGCTGGCCTTTACTTCCGATAGTATGGCTTTAAACATCCACGGCTTTGGTCCTGATTCAATTCCCGCATACGCTGATAGCATTTATGCAAAGAGATTGGCTGCATTGAATGATGCCACTCCATTGGACTTGGATTACAATAAGTATGTACAAGCTTACATAAACGTTTATGCCGTGCGCAGACGCGATATCACCAAACAAGTTCTCGGACTCGCCGCACTCTACTATCCGCTCTTTGAGGAGCAGCTTGATCGTTTTGATATGCCGCTCGAGCTAAAACACCTCGCGGTGGTAGAATCTGCGCTCAACCCTGCTGCAAAATCGCCGGTAGGCGCAACGGGGTTATGGCAATTCATGTACACCACTGGTAAGATTTACAACCTTGAAGTCAATTCTTTTATAGACGAACGGAAAGATCCGTACAAGAGCACCATCGCAGCATGTGAATACATGCAATATTTATACGGTAGGTATAACGATTGGCACTTGGTCTTAGCGGCTTACAACTCAGGGCCTGGAAACGTGAATAAAGCCATCAGAAGATCAGGTGGTAAGAGAACTTACTGGGAGATCAGGCGATACTTGCCTCGTGAAACTCGTGGATATGTCCCTGCATTTATAGCAGTAAACTATATTATGAATCATGCCACTGATCACAATCTCTATCCGATCGAACCCCCGATGCAGTATCCTGAAATGGACACATTACAGATTTGCAAAAGGACCACATTCGATCAAATTTCAAAATTCACCAGTGTTTCCGTAGAAGATTTGGAGAA
Protein-coding regions in this window:
- the gatA gene encoding Asp-tRNA(Asn)/Glu-tRNA(Gln) amidotransferase subunit GatA — protein: MKKYNSLLEIQKDLDQNSLELKDLVGQYLHNIKDSADLNIFLEVFEEEALAKAEEISEKFKNGSAGRLAGMVIALKDNICYKDHRVGAASKILDGFESLYDATVTKKLLEEDAIIIGRVNCDEFAMGASNENSSKGVVKNPVNPDHVPGGSSGGSAAAVAANCCLVALGSDTGGSIRQPAAFCGVVGLKPTYGRVSRHGLIAFASSFDQIGPISHSVSDSALVLEIIAGKDEFDTTSASKKVDGYSELTENKPLKIGYIEECMENDALDPEVKKSHQKLIEELKEQGHILEPVHIEELKYLVPAYYVLTTAEASSNLSRYDGIHYGYRSENSHDIDSTYRMSRTEGFGPEVKRRIMLGTFVLSAGYYDAYYAKAQKVRRVIKEKTDKLLSEYDLLLSPTTPSTAFRIGAKSDDPIQMYLEDVFTVHANLAGTPAISLPLFSHPESKLPIGAQFMAGSFREKLLLTFANNLMQSEALKN
- a CDS encoding LysM peptidoglycan-binding domain-containing protein — translated: MTLLKSTSVFLLSFLFASLCEASVYQDSTKAVVEDTTAIKIAADDPILLAMDQSWMNIGKEWLAFTSDSMALNIHGFGPDSIPAYADSIYAKRLAALNDATPLDLDYNKYVQAYINVYAVRRRDITKQVLGLAALYYPLFEEQLDRFDMPLELKHLAVVESALNPAAKSPVGATGLWQFMYTTGKIYNLEVNSFIDERKDPYKSTIAACEYMQYLYGRYNDWHLVLAAYNSGPGNVNKAIRRSGGKRTYWEIRRYLPRETRGYVPAFIAVNYIMNHATDHNLYPIEPPMQYPEMDTLQICKRTTFDQISKFTSVSVEDLEKLNPSMKRNIIPKSEKCQTVYLPVEAAGLFLANQDELYNFNPEAPQAVDGYIVEDVIEVHVVRRGDVLGKIAERYGVGVSSIREWNNIRGNTIHPGQKLEIHKTIRTKVGETTAQKTEPKQEKTEPAEKVETKKPTSSEGTKVHIVQSGDTLWDIAKLYPGVSINDIKSANSGLDSRRLKPGQKIKIPPSS